In bacterium, one DNA window encodes the following:
- a CDS encoding helix-turn-helix domain-containing protein: MERKKLIALGERIRIFRIGLNLSQEKLAEICDFDRTYISLLERGKRNPSYLNLLKLSIGLQTTASELTKDLK; the protein is encoded by the coding sequence ATGGAAAGAAAAAAACTTATAGCGTTAGGAGAAAGAATAAGAATATTTCGAATTGGGTTGAATTTATCTCAAGAGAAGTTAGCTGAGATATGTGATTTTGACAGAACGTATATAAGCTTACTTGAAAGAGGCAAAAGAAACCCATCTTATTTAAATCTTTTAAAATTATCTATCGGATTACAAACAACCGCATCAGAACTCACTAAGGACTTAAAGTGA
- a CDS encoding restriction endonuclease: protein MTKLISMQQAVENFKELIENSVKESGIKGKEAMIRSSKMINNIHEAVKADLLRNGIAPYRIHPPLGETKPELKLAGFIKQKNQDVCVSPEGYVPKEQILTEGILREAQDYYGEDYTERTISINIRSQMSSLAKNFDTLYERTIAEAQNLHVRCPKMVLGEVYMIPVKEYDAEAMKSNKINFIDKIGAVEKYIKSFQAINGRTDTSKEEYKYERVCLLLVDFKKSPVKIYSTNQDLYNDGLLEEKSDASIDELSWESFTTNILQIYETRFGN, encoded by the coding sequence GTGACAAAATTAATAAGTATGCAACAAGCAGTTGAAAATTTTAAAGAATTAATCGAGAATTCGGTTAAGGAAAGCGGAATAAAAGGTAAAGAAGCAATGATACGTTCTTCTAAAATGATAAATAATATTCACGAAGCTGTTAAAGCTGATTTACTCAGAAATGGAATTGCACCTTACCGAATACACCCACCTTTGGGAGAAACAAAGCCTGAATTAAAATTGGCTGGCTTTATTAAACAAAAAAATCAAGATGTTTGCGTATCTCCTGAAGGTTATGTTCCAAAAGAGCAAATATTAACTGAAGGAATATTAAGGGAAGCGCAAGATTATTATGGAGAAGATTACACAGAGCGGACAATATCAATCAATATCAGAAGCCAAATGAGTTCCTTGGCTAAAAATTTTGATACATTATATGAAAGAACTATTGCAGAGGCTCAAAACTTACACGTAAGATGTCCAAAAATGGTATTAGGTGAAGTTTATATGATACCTGTCAAAGAGTATGATGCAGAAGCAATGAAATCCAATAAGATAAACTTTATTGATAAAATTGGTGCTGTTGAAAAATACATAAAATCATTTCAAGCCATCAATGGCAGAACTGATACATCTAAAGAAGAATACAAATATGAGAGAGTCTGCCTATTGCTTGTTGATTTCAAAAAAAGCCCTGTCAAAATTTATAGCACAAATCAAGACCTATACAATGACGGTTTGCTTGAAGAAAAATCAGATGCAAGTATAGACGAACTATCTTGGGAATCATTCACAACAAATATTTTGCAAATTTACGAAACAAGATTTGGAAATTGA
- a CDS encoding N-6 DNA methylase, giving the protein MPNKNIINKLINTNDISLIEKHLVYSFLNNQQLHYKDSSIISNLLSDFSVEPQLYLLVSSLEIETVKQFENYLELLIPKEDRELNGAFFTPNYVVDFIVKETAPKETDKCLDPSCGCGAFLIGLVEYYRTTYNKTIKDTIKENIFGSDILKYNIERAKIILSIYGLLHNEIIEENDFNLYHQDSLKAEWKEEFEVIVGNPPYVKYQDLSDENRECLIRNWKTIENGTFNLYFAFFELGYKLLTKNGRLGYITPNNYFTSLAGLSLRKFFLNTKCIKQIADFRHKKVFDAQTYTAITFADKKGNESILYDKIKDEQKTDEFLFSANWSPNFISNLNVKKWRLLKTDEQENIRIIETIGTPIKQLFNIAVGIATLKDEVFFIDRKFEKNGLLQKTTENGTFYIEKEITKPVYKISNFKSQEEIKSNTLRIITPYRIINRNAVPISEKEFQKKYFNCYEYLLSEKEKLNSRDKGKTKFDPFYVWGRTQGIARTGKKILNPTFSKHPRFLLVEEEDAYFTNGYGIYFYNNKQTFFKNLINPFSKEENIKFVRKILNSIVMDYYVTKTSVSIQGGYPCYQKNFIEKFTIPNFTGKELNVLRSLENKTEIDKFLVTKYQLKIQFPNLVS; this is encoded by the coding sequence ATGCCAAATAAGAACATCATAAATAAACTTATAAATACAAACGACATCTCATTAATTGAAAAGCATTTAGTATACTCATTTTTGAACAACCAACAATTGCACTATAAAGACAGCTCAATTATCAGTAATTTATTGTCTGATTTTAGTGTTGAACCCCAACTATATTTACTTGTTTCATCTCTTGAAATTGAAACAGTAAAGCAATTTGAAAACTATCTTGAACTATTAATACCGAAAGAAGACCGAGAATTAAATGGCGCGTTTTTTACTCCAAATTATGTTGTAGATTTTATTGTTAAAGAAACAGCACCAAAAGAAACAGACAAATGTTTAGACCCCAGTTGTGGTTGTGGTGCTTTCTTAATTGGATTGGTTGAATATTATAGAACAACCTATAATAAAACCATCAAAGATACAATTAAAGAAAATATCTTTGGTTCTGATATTCTTAAATACAACATTGAAAGAGCAAAAATCATTTTAAGTATTTACGGATTGCTTCATAATGAAATCATTGAAGAAAATGACTTTAACTTATATCACCAAGACAGTTTAAAGGCAGAGTGGAAAGAAGAATTTGAAGTAATAGTAGGAAATCCACCATATGTAAAGTATCAAGACTTGTCTGATGAAAACAGAGAATGTTTAATAAGGAATTGGAAAACAATAGAAAACGGAACGTTTAATCTATATTTTGCATTTTTTGAGTTAGGCTATAAACTTTTAACAAAAAATGGTAGATTAGGCTATATAACACCAAATAACTATTTCACTTCGCTTGCAGGATTATCTCTTCGTAAATTTTTCTTAAACACAAAATGCATAAAACAGATAGCAGATTTTAGACACAAAAAAGTTTTTGATGCTCAAACATACACAGCGATTACATTTGCCGATAAAAAGGGAAATGAATCAATATTGTATGACAAAATAAAAGACGAACAGAAAACAGATGAATTTTTGTTTTCAGCAAATTGGTCTCCAAATTTCATATCAAATCTCAATGTTAAAAAATGGAGATTATTGAAAACAGACGAACAAGAAAACATCCGGATAATTGAAACTATTGGAACACCAATTAAGCAATTGTTTAACATTGCTGTTGGCATTGCGACTTTAAAAGATGAAGTATTTTTCATTGACAGAAAATTTGAGAAAAATGGATTGTTACAAAAAACTACCGAGAACGGAACATTTTACATCGAAAAAGAAATAACTAAGCCTGTTTATAAAATATCTAATTTCAAATCGCAAGAAGAAATTAAATCAAATACGTTAAGAATAATTACACCGTATAGAATAATTAATAGAAACGCTGTTCCAATTTCAGAAAAAGAGTTCCAAAAAAAATATTTTAACTGCTACGAATATCTATTATCAGAAAAGGAGAAATTAAATAGCAGAGACAAAGGGAAAACAAAATTTGATCCATTTTATGTTTGGGGGCGAACGCAAGGAATTGCAAGAACCGGGAAAAAAATACTAAACCCAACTTTTAGCAAACATCCGAGATTTTTATTGGTTGAAGAAGAAGACGCTTATTTTACGAACGGGTATGGGATTTATTTCTATAATAACAAACAAACTTTTTTTAAAAATCTAATCAATCCATTTTCGAAAGAAGAAAATATAAAATTTGTTCGAAAAATCCTTAACTCAATTGTTATGGATTATTATGTAACCAAAACAAGTGTTTCCATTCAAGGTGGGTATCCTTGCTATCAAAAAAATTTTATTGAGAAGTTTACAATTCCTAACTTTACCGGTAAAGAATTGAATGTCTTAAGAAGTTTGGAAAATAAAACAGAAATAGATAAATTTTTAGTTACTAAATATCAACTTAAAATTCAATTTCCAAATCTTGTTTCGTAA
- a CDS encoding nucleotidyltransferase domain-containing protein: MEKKQSELCFEILRRFHRNGILDNFILIGSWCVYFYKDYFSDIPYIDQTTIKTRDIDFLIDNPNRIKKYIDIPELLKDLGFVTTFKGSRGYIKLDHPDLILEFLVPEKGKGTDKPHPLPKLGINAVALRFLSFLSSNTIKAKVEDFYLTLPHPANFALHKLIIFQRRVREEKAIKDRDTAVKILKFLINKDEANIIRDVFNSVPQKWQKKIINGLEEQAEESILEILKSI, from the coding sequence GTGGAAAAGAAGCAGTCTGAATTATGTTTTGAGATTTTAAGAAGATTTCACAGAAATGGTATTTTAGACAATTTCATTCTTATTGGTAGTTGGTGTGTATATTTTTACAAGGATTATTTTTCTGACATCCCATACATAGACCAAACAACCATAAAAACGAGAGATATCGATTTTCTAATAGATAATCCCAATAGAATAAAGAAATATATTGACATACCAGAACTCCTCAAAGATTTAGGGTTTGTTACAACTTTTAAAGGCAGTAGAGGTTATATCAAACTTGATCACCCGGATTTAATACTCGAATTTTTGGTTCCAGAAAAAGGCAAAGGCACGGATAAACCTCATCCATTGCCAAAATTAGGAATTAACGCAGTTGCTTTAAGATTTTTGAGTTTTCTTTCAAGCAACACAATTAAAGCTAAAGTGGAAGACTTTTATTTAACATTGCCACATCCTGCCAACTTTGCCTTACATAAATTGATAATTTTCCAACGTAGAGTTAGAGAAGAAAAGGCTATAAAAGATAGGGACACTGCGGTTAAAATATTAAAGTTTTTAATTAACAAGGACGAAGCAAACATAATCAGAGACGTTTTCAACTCTGTGCCTCAGAAATGGCAAAAGAAGATTATAAATGGATTGGAAGAGCAAGCGGAAGAAAGTATTTTAGAGATATTGAAGTCTATTTAA
- a CDS encoding DUF4416 family protein has product MGIIQEHEPVKLVTSIFSQDKNLIDSVIKLLVDKFGKIDFETELLDFNQTNYYEPEMGKALLRKFVSFEGLIEPDSISDIKIYTNELEKSISSSWKTERKRDVNIDPGYLSLAKLVLASTKDFYHRIYLDHGIYAEITLIFKKETHSKGSFQPFQWTYPDYASQEYRSIFNQIRKIYKNQLENK; this is encoded by the coding sequence ATGGGCATAATACAAGAACACGAGCCTGTGAAATTAGTAACAAGTATTTTTTCTCAGGATAAGAATTTAATAGATTCTGTGATAAAACTGCTTGTGGATAAGTTTGGGAAAATAGATTTTGAGACAGAGTTATTAGATTTCAATCAGACCAACTATTATGAGCCAGAAATGGGTAAAGCTCTGTTGAGAAAATTCGTGAGTTTTGAGGGGCTGATAGAGCCTGATAGTATCAGTGATATAAAAATATATACAAACGAACTTGAAAAAAGCATTTCTTCATCATGGAAGACTGAGAGAAAAAGAGATGTAAACATTGATCCTGGATATTTAAGCCTCGCGAAACTTGTTCTTGCAAGCACAAAAGATTTTTATCACAGAATATATCTAGACCATGGCATCTATGCGGAAATAACACTTATCTTTAAAAAAGAAACTCACTCTAAAGGAAGCTTTCAGCCTTTTCAATGGACATATCCCGATTATGCGTCGCAGGAATATCGCAGTATATTTAACCAAATAAGAAAAATATATAAAAACCAACTGGAGAATAAGTGA
- a CDS encoding U32 family peptidase, whose protein sequence is MKKPELVAPAGNLEKLKVAIDYGADAVYIGGKRWSLRARTDNFTLSEIKKAVDYAHKRKKKVYVALNIFAHNKDFVGLENYIKKLSSIGIDAYIVSDPGIISVIQEVSPEANIHLSTQVSTSNQLSAEFWEREGIKRIVLSRELSKTEIKNITKKTKCGIEIFIHGAMCMAHSGRCLLSSFMTGRSANLGDCAQPCRWKYFLNEEVRHGEYFPVFEGDRGSFIFNSKDLCLIEHIPEIFKTGVNAVKIEGRMKSLYYIACVTRVYRQAIDEYASNPSKYRFRKTWLDELKKISHRGYTTGFFLNKPNDEAQVYKSSSYIKNYEFVGVVTKTAKSNISRIEVRNKICVGDKLEVIGPSLEDDCKEAITNMTDKNGNEFEVANHGQIVFIKAKNKLEKGSLLRRQID, encoded by the coding sequence GTGAAGAAACCTGAACTGGTTGCGCCTGCAGGAAACCTTGAAAAGCTAAAAGTCGCAATTGATTATGGAGCTGATGCTGTCTATATCGGTGGAAAAAGATGGAGCCTCAGAGCAAGAACTGACAACTTCACACTATCTGAAATTAAAAAAGCAGTTGATTATGCTCATAAACGTAAGAAAAAAGTATATGTTGCGCTTAATATATTCGCACATAATAAGGACTTTGTAGGATTAGAAAATTATATAAAGAAACTATCCAGTATAGGGATTGATGCATATATCGTTTCTGATCCGGGAATTATCTCTGTTATTCAGGAAGTAAGCCCTGAGGCAAATATTCATCTTTCCACTCAGGTAAGCACTTCAAATCAACTAAGCGCAGAATTCTGGGAAAGGGAGGGCATAAAAAGAATTGTATTATCCAGAGAGCTCTCAAAAACAGAGATAAAAAATATTACTAAAAAAACAAAATGCGGGATAGAGATCTTTATTCATGGGGCTATGTGTATGGCTCATTCAGGGAGATGTCTGCTTAGCAGTTTTATGACAGGAAGAAGCGCTAACCTCGGAGACTGTGCTCAGCCCTGCAGATGGAAATATTTTCTTAACGAGGAAGTAAGACATGGTGAATACTTCCCTGTTTTTGAAGGAGACAGAGGTTCTTTTATATTCAACTCAAAGGACCTCTGCTTGATAGAACATATTCCTGAAATCTTTAAGACAGGTGTAAATGCTGTAAAAATTGAGGGGAGAATGAAAAGCCTCTACTATATAGCATGTGTAACAAGAGTATATCGGCAAGCAATTGATGAATATGCTTCCAATCCGTCAAAATATAGATTCAGAAAAACCTGGCTGGATGAATTAAAAAAAATCAGCCATCGCGGCTATACAACAGGTTTTTTCCTCAATAAACCAAATGATGAAGCCCAGGTATATAAGTCCTCATCATACATAAAAAATTACGAGTTTGTTGGTGTAGTTACCAAAACTGCAAAATCAAACATTTCAAGAATTGAAGTTAGAAATAAAATATGTGTTGGAGACAAGCTTGAAGTAATCGGACCAAGTTTAGAAGATGACTGCAAGGAAGCTATAACAAACATGACGGATAAAAACG